The window TAAAGTAATGGGGGAGTGCGTATACACAGTTGATAGCTCCAACTTTTCTCTGTTGATTTGGATGCCATACCTGAATCAGCTCCAACCCACTACACAAAGGACATTAATAAACACACTGATAATCTCGATTGAGTTGATCAACCATTTTTTGTGGTCTGAAATGAGTGAAACTTTCTGTCAACTTATGCTAAAGACATAGGAAGCACACAATGCGAAGCTCAGCACATTAACAAATAAAAGACTGACTTTTTAGCTGCACATGTTCGATGGGCTTCAAGTGAGCCAATAATTGAATTCTCAATAAGAGAACCCTCTATCTTAAGCAGCTAGTCTCATATCAAGTGTGTCTCCAGGGCAGTGATAAATAGACAACCACCAGCAGCTTGAAAGGAGACAGAAAATCAAACTGCACATCCAGTTTTCGCAAGAGTCCTACAAGGGTTCTGCATAAATTTGCTCTATCGAAGACTGACCAAATCAGAAGTTATCATTTTTCTACTATTCACTGCTATGACCAAAGTTGTGAGCTGAGTATATGTAAATGGGAAACAGCACATGTTCTTGTGGTAGGATAGCCCTGCAATGAAAGGTTTTTTTGTGTAGTTCTGCTTGAATTTGTATCTGCAAAGTTATTGATCTTTTGTGCAATTCTTGaatgtgaatttttatttgcaaTTTGTACTTCTCCTTTTAAAAAGGGGAGTCATTGGCATACAATAGTTCCAGCTAAGCTAAACGTGCAAAAAGCCTGTGGTGTCGCTTTCTGAGGAAATCTGACTTCATTTAACTTGTTCCTAAAAGTCGAGTGAAATTCACTCGGCATGGGAAAAACAGGGCAAACAACAACCATGGAACGAGCATTAATCTTATAGAGTTGGCGGATAAGACTAGAGAGCACGTGGTATAGCTCACGGTAGTCTCTGAGTTTTCTTGTGTCCTGATTGACCGAGCTCACCTCCATGAAAAATTTGCGAGAGGACGCACTTGGAAAGACACTGAACAAGGGTAAAAATCTTAATGAGTAAGGAATAGCACTGAACATCATCTAGCTTTTGTTCTTGGTTCTTTTAACAGATCTTTGTTGGATTTGGCTCTTTCTTTAATCTTTCAAGTGGCTCTGTGTTCCCTACATAAAGCCAATCCAATCAGCTAAAGTGGCTTCATTCTCAAAACTTTTCGCTTGATGAACGGTGCCGTGGTGACCACAAAAGTTCCTAAGGGAATTTCAGCAAAAGGCAAACTGTGAAAAGGATGAAAGTACTCCATTTTTCTCTAATGTCTCAGTATGATTAAAGCTGTTATTGTCTAAAACATAGCAACATCCTCAGTTTGACCGCATTTCTTGTGGTTGTCGGTTCTCTTTAGGCTTTGCCACGCAAATTAACAGTCGACGCGTTTCTAAACAACCAACCTCGCAGTTGCAGTCACTTGCATGACTTCCTATCGCTAGTCCGGATGCTGTAGCCCTAGTTTCACGATGCAAATTCCCAAGTTGTGCATGGGTCTGCACAAGATCAATCTCGAGACCTCAGTTTTCTTGTTGTCGCAAAGATAGTATCTACTCAAGAAAACTCGAACGACAATGTTGGTCTTTACTAATTTAAAGATAACGGCTCCGTATTCAACTTTTAAAGTCGTATCGGAGTCGAAGGTCTGGAAAAGTCTCACCATACACCGCGTTTGGAATAAAAGAATGAGACTAATACTTTCTCCGAAAAACAAGCAgttaaagaaagggaaaggtaAGAAGCAATCTAACCTCCACTGCTTTTGCTTTCAAtccttctttttgttccctCCCCTTTTGCTTTGCCCCTTTTTCCTGGCTTGATTTTGTGTGGTTCAAGAAGCAAAAGAACTTGGTCTAAAAAGTGAATAGAGATTCAAAATCTGGGGTCCCCTTTTGTTGCATGGGGAACATATTCCCAGCTCGTGCAAGTTCTTGTTCTTGTGAGAATTTTTGTTTGCCTTTTGATGGACCTCATTGTGACTCTGCTGATCACTTTAAAAGTAGCAATTTTTGTGCAGTTGATTGAGGCCTGCCAAAAGACTTTGGTCTTTGGAAGCATCGACCTTGCGGTAAACTTTATTTTACTCTACATGCTGTACTTAATTCCTGGTTgttccttatatatatatttttttaataatgtctGTGTTTCTGTTGTTGAAGCGGGATTGTACTAACTTGAGTAAACTAGTTCGGTCGGTGGTTCAAAGAAGCCCAAAGAGGCCCATGCTATAGAAAGACACTGGATGATGCGAGCACCGAAAATCCGATCCTTTTGATGAACTTTGATAATAACTTGGGTTTGTCCTAATAGCCACCATTCCCACATGAAAAGGGGGTGTGGAATTTGAATCCTCACCTTCTCAGGGATGTTGGAATGGGaacaatttaatttcaaatgtgAGTTTTGACTCTCACATCTTACAATGAGGTAGGATAAAAATCTGAGAACAAGTGTTAGAGTAAAAGTAAAgtaagataaattaaaaaaaaaaaaaaaaaagcttcgaCGCTCGTCATTTGCTCCTTCTTGTCAAAGCATTGCCTTTGAGCTTCTAAGAGAGCTTCGTTTTTCTTGGTTCTGGAGAAGACATTGCTTAAGACGAAACTCCCATCACAAAAAGCACAGAAGATGGCATTCAGATGTGCCACAATGTTCCGGGCGTTTCTCCGACCTAGTGGTTGATCGTTGGTCAGCAGCCTGCAAGGCGACTACTTTGCAAATATAATTCCTGTTTCCAGCGAGAAGATTGTTCGTCTAATCAAAATGGAACTCGCAATCCTTCCGTATCTAAGACGAGACATGAAATTCGAAGAGCCCCTTCGAAAGAGCTACGACTTTGAATGGCCCTAGCTAGTGTTTGGAGCTTAATGTACAAAGTACCCTGAAGAACCGGCAGTACATAAAGATTATCAACGATAACGAGATCATGTGAGAATATCTCCAAGTTCCATGCATATTCGACTCACCAAATTTAACCGGGCGATAAACTAGTTTTGAAAGGGTTGCAAATAGAGACTGACTATTTTTTGAAGGTACATTGCATGTGCCACCAGGACATCCCTTATCTATCAATATCaactattgttttttttttttttttcttgaacagAATATCAACTATTgtttagagagagaatattgcacatgaaaatggttataaCTTCCAAGTTCCTAAAGTAAAAATGACATTGATTCATCAGCGTATGGAGCCGTAGATACACTCGCATATACATGAATGAAAGCGAATGTCCGCTCCAGATAACCGGTTGAGGTATgagaaagtaaaatatgtgagcTGATGAATGTTAATTACCGCAGTGTACTACGGATCAATAAACAGGGGAACCCATAAAAGATGAAGTGGATTCTATTCTTAATCCTCTTCCCACACATAAAAAGAGTCAGAAATTTCATATGCTCCTGATAAATGCAAGAACCAAGAGCTAAATAGCTTATTTCATCGTCTAGAAAAATTACATATGCTGCTGAAGATGCAGATTGCGCCAACTTTACATGAGGAATGTTTTTGAAGTTTCACCAAATACTTAGGAATTTCCATGGGAACTGAAGCCTGAAAATTGGATCAAGCTTTGACTCTTTCCTCTTTAGCTACATCCACTCGTTATCCTGCTTcaagaaaatgagaggaaacTCATCATATTGCTCCGTCATACCCTGCTCTTCGGCCATACTCTTCAATGACTGGTAAGCCTGGTAGATGGACCATCGGTCCTTGGGTCGAGAATTTATGCAACTGCAAGCAATTTTAAAGAACTGCAGAATTTCACCATCATAGCCGTGTTCCCAGAGAGTTTGGTCAACAGCATCCTTAATTCGGTCGGTGCTAGAGAGCACATTCACCCAATCCACTAGATTACCCTTGAATTCTTCATTAGGGTTGTTCACCAGGAGAGGCTTTTGCCCAGTTACCAACTCCAAAAGCAGCACACCAAATGCATAAACATCCCCCTTCATCGAAGCAACCATGGTGCTTGGGTATTCTGGAGCAATGTAACCAAACTCCCCCAAATCACCATTCACGAAACTGCTCCCACTGGACTCTGAGGTAGTCATGAGCCTCGCTAAGCCGAAATCAACTATTCGAGCCTCAAAGTCTTCGTCGATGAAGATCGTGTTGGAGCACAAGTTTTGATGCAAGAAGGGCGGATCACACCCGTGATGAAGCCAAGCGAGGCCTCTAGCGATGCCTAAACCAATCCGGAACCTAGTTGGCCAATCCAATAAAACAGTGCTTCCGTGCAGCAAAGAGTAAAGAGTGCTGTTCGACATGTGCTTGTAAACCAACAGCTTCTCTTCCTCCACTATACAAAACCCCAAAAGGGGCGTCAAATTCGGGTGCCTCAGTTGTCCCAACCGGTTCATCTCCAACCTGAACTGCTTTTCCCCGAGCTTACAAGTATTGAGCCGCTTAATCGCCAGTGCGGATCCATCTAGTAGTACAGCCTTATAAGTGCATCCAGTCCTAGTGGATATAATTATATTATCCGTGCTGAAATTATTCGTGCTGGCCATTAGATCGGCCAATTTGACCTTCACAATCGGCTTCTGGAACAGAGAAACCTGGACAAGCTTATGAGCCCTAAGCCTCTCAGCCCAAACACTATCATCATCTCTCCCAATCCCATacattctcctcctcctcctcctcacaaCCCTCAGATGATACCACCACCATAGGCCAAGACCAAGCAACAGAGATGCAGCGGCACCAAAAATCCCGGCAGCAATGATGATCGTCAGGTTCTTCTTGCTCAACCTACCACACTTCCCTAAAGGCCCTCCACAGAGATCGTTCCCTTCAAAACTTGCTTTATCAAACCCCTTAAAGAACGAAGGGATCGTCCCTTTCAGATCATTGTTCGCGACCGAGAACTTCTTGAGCCTACTCAGAGTCAAAAAATCATATGGTATAGTGCCGGTCAGGCGATTATTCGACAGTACAAGATTGTTCAAGTAAGTGCAGTTCACTAGGTCGGGTGGTATAGAGCCCGAAAGGCCATTGCTCGACAGATCAAGAGTCACCAAGTAAGGAAGCCACCTGCATATTTGAGGAGGATTGTACCAGAGAGGCCATTGTTGGAGAGATCCAAGGTCTGCAAGCTCCGGCAATACTGCAGCGACTCCGGAATCTGCCCTGTCAAGTCCATGCCCCGGAGCTCGAGGCTGAGTATGCGGTTCTCTCGGTCGTTCCAGCAAGAAACGCCCACGAACTTGCATATGAACCCGACCGACGAGCTCGCGAACCTCCAAGAACTCAGCTTCCCTTGTGGGTCGCCAAGCGAGGCCTTGAGGCCCTGCAGGCACTGGATATCGTCCTCCACCGCAGCGACTGCCGTAACAAGCCATGCAACCCAAAACAAGATCGTGAGATCCGACGAGCGCTTCATTGATGACGATGGTAGGCCAGAAAGCTTTTTATGCAAAGCCTCCGGACCAGCTTATACCGAACGAAAAGGACCCTTCCTGAGAGGCAGAGCGAATGGCGTTCTTGGGTGACGGTTGGCTTTATGGGCGTGATTTCTACGCGTGAAAATGGAAACTTTGGGAACGAGAGAGATCTGGAGAAGAGACGTCGACCACAAATTTGCAGAGGGATGGAACAGAAGCCTCTTTTTTCCAGCCGGGTGGGTGCTTTTCATGTGCGTCTCGATCGAAATTCAACGGCGAGTGAGGTTCTTGGAGATTAACAATGGTTTGACTATAGATGGATTCTCGAAGATAGCATAATCAAAGGAGCtttgaccattaaaaaaaaaggggagagaggggaaggaataaaggaaaaaaaaaggaggtggTGCTTATTCACTGCTCATTGATTTCGAAATTCTCCACGATCAACAGCAAAAATGGGCAAATGGCCAGTTTCTTGGTGCTGCACTAGCTTGATCCTCTCTCTGCTTTACCATCCTAATCCACTATCTCCCTCCAATAGGACAATACCAGGTTTACCTAACTCAAGAAAAACTTATGCGATTCATGAATTAAGATGGATTCAAACTTGCTATATTTCGTTACGCCGTTCACGAAACGGGTTCATTGCATGCGAAGAATACTTCGACAGGAAATGAATTTCGAATTTGACGTCGATGCGGCCAATCAAGTGCCTTCGATTCGCATCCGTGTGCGACTCATGATCGTGCCACTTGAGAGAAAGTGTGTGGGGCCTTCAAGTCTTTCCCGAAATGTTCCTCCTCAGTTTCGTATTTCTAATCAAACGtcctttttcttcccttgaATGCATTTTCAAAGTCTGAACCTTTTTTTGTCTAGCGTCCGAAAGTGGAAACCCGTCAAACGGGATTCCATTTCTTGACCTGGTAAACATAAACAGTGTTGTGTACTTGGTTCTGTACGAGGCATGCGGTCGAGAGCAACCTCTCAATGTATGTACTCGAGAATCGAAGATCGAGTGGAAGCATATATATTGATTATTGAAACGCCAAAGAAAACCTCTCTATCTACATTAATTTCATGCCAACCTTGAGCAACCATTTTCGAGAGACTACTCGCCTTTATTATCCCACTTTCAAGTGATCGATTCGAGAATATCAGAGTGGTCCCTTGCAATTGGAGCACTAGAATTGTGCTAATGTCAATTTATAAGTTATCGGTCCCTTTTAGTAGTACAGTTATTGTGCATAGTCAAATCGACTATTGTTTGGAAATTAGCTACCAAGAGACTGTTGAAATGCGTTCCCcatcctcttgattttcatgattaaCTCTCTAGTCTTGTAAATAGGTAATAAACATAATTGAAGTCACGAATAGTAGCCATACCTAAGCTATCAGCTAGTTGCATTTTTCGATAAAAAAAGTCACTATAActcattaatttttaaatgctaATGGCGGcatttttttcaactttattcGTTGTTTTTTTCCATGACTTCCTGACTTTTCCACAACGTGCACGGGTTGTAAttgattgaactttttctcATTAGGATCATGCTACTTTCTATTGGTTGACCGAGGCATTGctttacttttggaaatgtTCATTTGTTGTGCTCTACTTCTTTCGGACCCATTTGGCACGATTATGGAACTTTGTTCAAAGATGTTTTTGGCGGTAATGATCCGAATTTAAATGCACAAAACGGAATTAGGAAAATCCGCAAAACAAGATTAGCGAAGTCGGGTAGTGTTAAGCGCGTTTACATGAAAGCTATGTCAGCTTCACTCGATACAATCGGTTATCCATTCATGTCTGAGTTCAAGTTGGATGAAATCGGCTAATGCAATCAATTTCACTGAAAATgctataatattttcctttttggatatTTAACTATCAATATAGGTTATAGATTCCTATCAAAACTTTGTTAATgattaatttgttttctttaagcTGTGCAAATTTTCGAGATTTAGTTGCCAACCTTCGAGGCCGCCTCCCTCGTTATTGAATCACTATTTGTGTACCCTCTCCCTTTTCCTGTCTCTTCGTCAATTATCTCACCATCTAATTGTAACTCTTTATATAtaagaacaagttgttcaatttGAACACAATAACGTCATACAGATTCTTCATTGCTTACTtatatgtaaattttttaatcatctAAGAAATTATGCATTAACGAAATGATGTAGTCATGCTCAAATTTTTCCATATTCCGtttaaattatgttttgaaTGATAATTTGTGC of the Eucalyptus grandis isolate ANBG69807.140 chromosome 10, ASM1654582v1, whole genome shotgun sequence genome contains:
- the LOC104422571 gene encoding LOW QUALITY PROTEIN: inactive LRR receptor-like serine/threonine-protein kinase BIR2 (The sequence of the model RefSeq protein was modified relative to this genomic sequence to represent the inferred CDS: inserted 1 base in 1 codon), translating into MKRSSDLTILFWVAWLVTAVAAVEDDIQCLQGLKASLGDPQGKLSSWRFASSSVGFICKFVGVSCWNDRENRILSLELRGMDLTGQIPESLQYCRSLQTLDLSNNGLSGTXPPQICRWLPYLVTLDLSSNGLSGSIPPDLVNCTYLNNLVLSNNRLTGTIPYDFLTLSRLKKFSVANNDLKGTIPSFFKGFDKASFEGNDLCGGPLGKCGRLSKKNLTIIIAAGIFGAAASLLLGLGLWWWYHLRVVRRRRRRMYGIGRDDDSVWAERLRAHKLVQVSLFQKPIVKVKLADLMASTNNFSTDNIIISTRTGCTYKAVLLDGSALAIKRLNTCKLGEKQFRLEMNRLGQLRHPNLTPLLGFCIVEEEKLLVYKHMSNSTLYSLLHGSTVLLDWPTRFRIGLGIARGLAWLHHGCDPPFLHQNLCSNTIFIDEDFEARIVDFGLARLMTTSESSGSSFVNGDLGEFGYIAPEYPSTMVASMKGDVYAFGVLLLELVTGQKPLLVNNPNEEFKGNLVDWVNVLSSTDRIKDAVDQTLWEHGYDGEILQFFKIACSCINSRPKDRWSIYQAYQSLKSMAEEQGMTEQYDEFPLIFLKQDNEWM